The Juglans regia cultivar Chandler chromosome 11, Walnut 2.0, whole genome shotgun sequence genome contains the following window.
CACTCCACATACACAAACATGTGTATATATGAGTGTGCAGCTGTGGGTGTGGGTGTACTCTACTTGTGTTACATATCTACCTGTGTACAAACCAGAGAGGAGGCAAGAATAACAGGAAAGTTTTTTTTGGTACGAATAAGAGAACAGTTATCAActgaatttaatattatttcagaAAAGCCAAGTGATTTCATCACTAGGGGATGAAATCCCACTAAATTAGCCTATAGCATCTACCAAAAGATAATTATTATTGAATGATAGAAAAGAGATTTATAAGATACCTGAAGATGTCGGATTAAAGGCATCCCTTTCTTCTGCCTTTTTTGCCGCCAATGCTCATAAATGGATTTGGTTATATCCATGGCTCCAACTCCATGCGTGAGGTCCTCAACTTCATCAGGTGTGAACTGATCACACTCTTGGGCATATGCAGCCTTCTCAAACCTGTCCATTGTTTTTTCAAACATCTCCTCAGTGATCTTTCCCAAGATGCAGTTGTCAGTTTCAGGAGAAGGTGGATTGTTCAAAATCCACTGCTCATCATCACTATCCATGTCATAAAAGACATGCGATGGATCCAAAGCCAGCTCAACATCTGTTTCAACCTGCCGCAAGTACTTGGAAGAACTGCGAACAAATGCTATTTCTGTTCCACTATCATCGTTTTCCTCTATCAATCGAACCCCAGGAATgggaatgtttttaattaaagcaGCACGAATATTACGATTGTAACATTCTTCATGCATTTCCTTGAAAAGAGCCCATTGACTCCTATCTGGAAACTCCAAGATCCAATCTTTTCCTCCTTTCCACATCATGGCATGAGTGTAGCGGTTTGTTGACCCAGGCTGCAAAAACTGATGTGCTTTGTATGAATACTTCGTAGTCCCAGAAAGTTTTACAGCAAGCCTCCACTCATTATGATCAAAAAGCTCTAGTACAACTTGTGCCCCGCATTCTCTCCACCCTCTGTCACCAAGTGTGATTAACACGTTTACATCACAAGATAACAATTCCATGTTTCTTTGAGAACCTCTAGGAATATCAAACGATCTCTTCTCATTACCCCTCCTAATTCGTTTGTGAGGAAGCACTTTATGGTGATGACTTCTATGCTTCAAGTTAACATCAAAACCTCCAAGAGGCGATGGGTATGAAACTTGCGTTCGTGGCCTTTTAGGCCCATTGCCAAAACCATTTTGGAAGATGTCAGCCTTCCCCTCTGACCATCCATTTGAAAGGTACCCGAATGatgacaaattatttttatttcgatGCCATGTACTCCTGGGAGCAGTGGGGTTGGGACTAGGAATAACGCCACCATTCATACTCCAAGACAGATCTGTAGAATGCTGAGCACTGTTCAATTCACCTTCCTCAGGCTTCTCAATTTGATTAAACAGTGGAATTTCAACACTCAGACCATTCAAAAAGGAATGGGAACTAGTATCAGACTTATCCCTCTCAAACAAAGGTCTCGGCAATAAAGCACAAAGTTCTGGCTCTGAATGGTGGCTTTGCCACTTCTGCAGCTGAACAATGGCATCAGTTCCAACCTTTTCAGAATCTTGGGAACCAGCAGCAGAGGTTCCAGCCACATCACGATTGACATTTTTGCACTTCCAAGAGAACTTTATGCAATCCCTATCCACTGATTTACCACAAGAAAGCCATCCATCACAAGCAGTGTCCTTTGACAAAGCCTTCAAATTATTTGCACCAGTATCCTTAGAGCAGTCCTCCATAACAGAACAGTCATCCACCACAAAACCAGAGTTTTCTGGATGCCCTACTAAATCATCGCCCTGGAGACTGATATGAGCCACACGACGTTCCATAAGCAGCTTCAGATGCAAGCTAAGAAAAAAAGTAGGCGCAGCAGCAAAACAAAGAGCAAATGGAGTGAGTTTCCAGGACATCTCATTGGAATTAGATGAAGGTTCACTGATATTAACATAGGTGCAATCTCTGGCCAAACCCATGACACTTATACCTTGATTAGACCTCTTCCGTAAGCCCTGGTAGGTGGAAAAAATTTAAGAGTTAATTCATATCATAAACCAGATTAAAGAAAATACCCACGTTTCCATGCCTAACAAGGCCATGACAACAGAAGTATCTAGTCTCTTTAGTAATAAATTCATTCCACAAAGAGAAAAGACACTACATAACATCTAAATATCTAACGAAGGGTAAAGTAATgtaattttgaagaaatatgcatAACCCATGAATCACACCCAGGAAAAGTAGGAAGAATAAAAGGAATACCTTGATAGAGGAGGGCCGCCCACAACCCGAAGTTATAGGCAACTGATTTCCTCCATTTTGAAATGCATGAATATTATCATAAGTACATTCTGACAGAGGTAGTTGCCTGGTAAGCAAACAATAGCTCTTGAGTTTACGGTCTAGATGCAACCACTTCGACTTCTTCAGTTGGGAGAAGTTGTAGATTGCAAATACAAGCTGCTTTCTAACATCATGAACAGATGAGAATCTGAACCTAATTGAAGTTACTGGCAGTTGAGAGTCTACATACTTCCCCTGTTCCTTTGGTTCATGAAATACTCTCAGGACCAGAAAAACAAAGTCTACAACCTGCTTGATGCAACCTTCAAACAAGAGAAACCTCAGTCCAACTACATTATCAACAAAAAGCATCTCCAACTGAACCTTTTGCCACATGGTCATCACTATTCCATGCTGAAGTAGTAATATAGCTTGAAAGAACCAAAAGTTATCTGCTCCAAATGAGTCATTCAGGACCAACTGCACTGGGAAGCTTAATTCAAACCTCCATGATTCTAGCGGTGTTAAAGAGAAATCTAACAACCCTATATTGTCAAACAAACCGGTGTCCAACCTTCCAATTGAAACAGCAGGTTCTTTGAAATCCTCGATTTTGTCATCAAAATGACAAAACGATGCAATAGAACCAGGTGCAGTTCTAGAGACAGGAGTGTCCTCAGAGGTATAAAACAAGTCCGGGCCTGACTTGTGGATCCGTCGCCTAAAATAAACAATCGGCGTTTTGCTGTCTTTGGGGCAAGTGGTGGCCATGGTAGGCCCCTCAAGCCTTACAGTGTCAGGTAACCTGTCTGGTGATTCAGAATTAGCAGGCATTTTACTTTTATCGTGATCTCTTCTCGACGAAACCCCGTCCAAACAACAATGCAGATTTACAGCTTCATCAGATGAACCAACAGACACAGGCTGCAAAGATGGACTGGATGTCTTCTGTTTCTTTGCAGCACGTGAAGGAGAAATTTTGATCCGACGAGTGGATCGAGCCAACCATGAGATGATGGGCTCCGAGTCCATAAAGCTGCCTATGCAACCATCATCCTCTGTGGTcaaatctttcttttctttttgtttaccCTTCAAGTGTCTTTTTCCCTCATGAGAACTTCTATTTctcataaatgattttttctgCCCCGCCTTACCAGGTACTTCACTAGGCAGCAGCAAAAGTTTGAACCTCTCATTCTTGAGGTTAATCCATTCCTCATCCCGGTCATCATATTTAACATGATGAAGCTTTCTTTCTTTATCATAGTCATTCACAAGGCCATAATACCAACTCTGGTCCAAAGGCCAAAAGACCTTTATTCGCCGGTTCAATACCCAATATGGATCCAAGTCCCCAAAAAAAAGTTCATAGAAGTGGCGCCTCTTCCTTAAATGTCCCTTCTCTTTGTGCTGCTTCCTTGGTCTCAATACTCTAAAAGCAGTATCAACTGATGCAGATTCTGACCCAGATAATGACTTAGACACACAACCAACAAAATCTCGATCTGGAGATGACAGAAAAGACAACCCATTCATGGATTGGAATGCAGAAGCCTTGCTGCTTGAAGAAAACCCAGTACAGCTTGGATTAAACCGAGATGATAGCATCCTCGCTGCATTCTCTTCAAGATTCTCCTCATCGTCTTCTCGCAACTCATCAGATATCCTAATAGAATTATCAACCAAAGGCACAGCCTCCTTCACTACACTTTTACAATCTGGCGTCAAATCCCTCTTTTTTCTACAATTCCTCTGAGGGTTTGTCAAAGACAAATCACCATTGTTTACAACCAAAAGACCCGCATGCCCTTCCTCCTTCGAGTGCCTAACCAAATTCAACTCACTATTTCTATTTTCCTTAAACTCATCAAAAGCcttcttttgttttacttttgaAGACTCAACCTGGGTGCCTGAATCATTGGGACTTGAATTGTCTATCTGATCAACAAGAGCCACCTTACTATTAGATTTGTCCACAGGCTTCAACACTTGACTGCCTTCAAACTTCTTTCGCCCTGCAAAACCCCGCTTACGCTTTGGGATCCAAATGAAATTATCATTCAAACTAAGAGAAACAGTATCAAACCCGCTACTACCATTCGACTTCTGACTTAAACCTGACTTCAAGTCCTTTGTATCACGGGAACCAGAACTTAATTGACCACTACACACTTCATCCACGCTCTTTTTACTGCTATCATTAACATTTCCAAAACTACTCAGAGACACCTCTTTCCTAGTCTTCTTCTTGTTCCTCGTCCAGTCGGCATCCTCGGAACTACTATTATTCCTCTTCAAATTATTATTCTGAAGCTCTTTCGTCGCCCTAGGTTTATGCAAGCACTTGAGATCCAACGATCTAGATTTCTCCCGAATTGCAGCACCGTGTGagttttcttctctattttccatCAACTTTTCCTCAATCCAAACGCCCCGAAACCCCCCAATTTTCACATTCCATCATATATGCCCCCTACGTTTTTTTCAGATCTGTTACACCAGAACCGTcatcaaaatcaccaaaaatcCTCCAGAATACGCTaaaatcaacaatcaaaacccCTCCCCAAGGTATACAGGTAAATATTCAAGCCAAATGGAACGAATTAACCATGAATTTGTAAAAAGGAAGTAAAATTCATATACCTACCTCAATCGACATGACGTTAAAAAACCGAATCCTCGTGGTATTCACGAAGATCACGAACAATACGCGTGAATTGAAGTTCGAATCTGAGCCTTCTAACTTGAAACGCTACTAGATTCGTCGATTTTCCATGTTAATTTTTTCGGCAATTTTTTCCCTTATAATTTGTTTCCTTGGGAAACGGACGAGAGCTAGGGTTTCTTATGTTTTCGTGGGAGAGGGTTTAGATCCAACATGACCAGAAAATTAAAGacaacaaagtaaaataaagttAATGAAAACGAAAATAGAATCTTATCAcataaaaggggaaaaaaagagggagagagtgaACAAATATAATGAAGTGTTTGGAGGGTGACATTGTGCTACGTGGTTCACTGCTCACCGTCCGATTCGTAAGAACATTCTGATTAACCAAAATTAAAGTACACTTTCAGATAATATGTGATAAATTTAGCTTTAATTATTCGATTCAgattaaattttcatgttagagtagttattttttttaatatatagtaataaaataatatgaaatgaatttaGTCTTGACTATttcatttacataaatctctatatttgattatctatttattcattatataataataaaataatatatatttaaaaaaattttaatttttttaatttttaatttatttaattttatcataggAGTGAGCAGCGGGAACCTACACCACGCTGCCCTGTCCCCGTTCGTCCTGCCTTCGCATGGATGGGCGAGCAACCCCGCCTATGTAGGGGCAGGGCCCTTTGCCCTGCATCAAGGGCACCTAGTGGGGGCGGGTGGCAGGCAGGGCCGAACCCCGCCCCGCATTTCCCCTGCCTCGCCCCCAcctacatttatatatatattatatataaatataaatatatatttatattttataaattatgtatatataaatatatattacaattttttagacttgttcacaaaatatatactggtaaatttaaaaactatataatttataagttaatataCTACAATTTACCATAAATATACATtaccaaatttataaattatatagtttttaaattatagtcatatttaaaaaatttaaatttataatttgagtctaaaaatgtatttttgattacttttacacttagaaataatttttaaaccaagtAAAATGTAGTGTTGTTTTTAAAGTAGATGTAAGCGAAACGGATTGAGAAACTGCCTTCACCCTGCCCCTGCACTCACCCCCCGCCCTATGcagggcgggtagcacccctattttatcatatttaacttatttaattttatcatatttagtttatttagttttatctAGACACATGAAGCCGTACACGAGATTCGcacaattcttttataaaaaaatagatctcgtTATAGAAAAAGTgtaacaaattttaattttctcaatagaATTCACATTTTTACCAAAGACTTGTACAAGACTGTTACATttgaagggagagagagagtattcCTTCCATGTTTTGTCTAGTTTGCACGATTGGTTCATTGAGATTTCTACCAAAGCAAGTATGCAATCAATTTTTTGAATTCTCTTTTTCCATTCGTCTTTctcgtttgtttgttttttgaacaaatttttaaaaatctttcatTTGGAGTATAAAACTCAATATGACAGATAGAGTCTACCATTCTTCCAAGCACACCACCACCGCCAGTGCTAATAACACAACAACTCCAACCACCGCCGCTGCTGCTCTTGTCTAGCCCCACTTGTGGTgtaaaacaaaaacagaaatcGATCAATAATCTAATTCCAAACCATCTTTCCATAACAGTTATGGAAGGTTCCAAATTCCAATCCTAATGTTTTCGGATCAAGTCTGGATTTCTGGTTAGAGTCGACCACCGACTATTTTGTTCACCCCTAATTGATGGCATGCATTCCTcactcatttatatataatttgtcattatatatattatttttaagataaatatttgatttacaaTGAAATCCCACCAAA
Protein-coding sequences here:
- the LOC109009615 gene encoding uncharacterized protein LOC109009615 isoform X2, yielding MENREENSHGAAIREKSRSLDLKCLHKPRATKELQNNNLKRNNSSSEDADWTRNKKKTRKEVSLSSFGNVNDSSKKSVDEVCSGQLSSGSRDTKDLKSGLSQKSNGSSGFDTVSLSLNDNFIWIPKRKRGFAGRKKFEGSQVLKPVDKSNSKVALVDQIDNSSPNDSGTQVESSKVKQKKAFDEFKENRNSELNLVRHSKEEGHAGLLVVNNGDLSLTNPQRNCRKKRDLTPDCKSVVKEAVPLVDNSIRISDELREDDEENLEENAARMLSSRFNPSCTGFSSSSKASAFQSMNGLSFLSSPDRDFVGCVSKSLSGSESASVDTAFRVLRPRKQHKEKGHLRKRRHFYELFFGDLDPYWVLNRRIKVFWPLDQSWYYGLVNDYDKERKLHHVKYDDRDEEWINLKNERFKLLLLPSEVPGKAGQKKSFMRNRSSHEGKRHLKGKQKEKKDLTTEDDGCIGSFMDSEPIISWLARSTRRIKISPSRAAKKQKTSSPSLQPVSVGSSDEAVNLHCCLDGVSSRRDHDKSKMPANSESPDRLPDTVRLEGPTMATTCPKDSKTPIVYFRRRIHKSGPDLFYTSEDTPVSRTAPGSIASFCHFDDKIEDFKEPAVSIGRLDTGLFDNIGLLDFSLTPLESWRFELSFPVQLVLNDSFGADNFWFFQAILLLQHGIVMTMWQKVQLEMLFVDNVVGLRFLLFEGCIKQVVDFVFLVLRVFHEPKEQGKYVDSQLPVTSIRFRFSSVHDVRKQLVFAIYNFSQLKKSKWLHLDRKLKSYCLLTRQLPLSECTYDNIHAFQNGGNQLPITSGCGRPSSIKGLRKRSNQGISVMGLARDCTYVNISEPSSNSNEMSWKLTPFALCFAAAPTFFLSLHLKLLMERRVAHISLQGDDLVGHPENSGFVVDDCSVMEDCSKDTGANNLKALSKDTACDGWLSCGKSVDRDCIKFSWKCKNVNRDVAGTSAAGSQDSEKVGTDAIVQLQKWQSHHSEPELCALLPRPLFERDKSDTSSHSFLNGLSVEIPLFNQIEKPEEGELNSAQHSTDLSWSMNGGVIPSPNPTAPRSTWHRNKNNLSSFGYLSNGWSEGKADIFQNGFGNGPKRPRTQVSYPSPLGGFDVNLKHRSHHHKVLPHKRIRRGNEKRSFDIPRGSQRNMELLSCDVNVLITLGDRGWRECGAQVVLELFDHNEWRLAVKLSGTTKYSYKAHQFLQPGSTNRYTHAMMWKGGKDWILEFPDRSQWALFKEMHEECYNRNIRAALIKNIPIPGVRLIEENDDSGTEIAFVRSSSKYLRQVETDVELALDPSHVFYDMDSDDEQWILNNPPSPETDNCILGKITEEMFEKTMDRFEKAAYAQECDQFTPDEVEDLTHGVGAMDITKSIYEHWRQKRQKKGMPLIRHLQCVLFSRLYGKSINNKWMSGN
- the LOC109009615 gene encoding uncharacterized protein LOC109009615 isoform X1, with the translated sequence MENREENSHGAAIREKSRSLDLKCLHKPRATKELQNNNLKRNNSSSEDADWTRNKKKTRKEVSLSSFGNVNDSSKKSVDEVCSGQLSSGSRDTKDLKSGLSQKSNGSSGFDTVSLSLNDNFIWIPKRKRGFAGRKKFEGSQVLKPVDKSNSKVALVDQIDNSSPNDSGTQVESSKVKQKKAFDEFKENRNSELNLVRHSKEEGHAGLLVVNNGDLSLTNPQRNCRKKRDLTPDCKSVVKEAVPLVDNSIRISDELREDDEENLEENAARMLSSRFNPSCTGFSSSSKASAFQSMNGLSFLSSPDRDFVGCVSKSLSGSESASVDTAFRVLRPRKQHKEKGHLRKRRHFYELFFGDLDPYWVLNRRIKVFWPLDQSWYYGLVNDYDKERKLHHVKYDDRDEEWINLKNERFKLLLLPSEVPGKAGQKKSFMRNRSSHEGKRHLKGKQKEKKDLTTEDDGCIGSFMDSEPIISWLARSTRRIKISPSRAAKKQKTSSPSLQPVSVGSSDEAVNLHCCLDGVSSRRDHDKSKMPANSESPDRLPDTVRLEGPTMATTCPKDSKTPIVYFRRRIHKSGPDLFYTSEDTPVSRTAPGSIASFCHFDDKIEDFKEPAVSIGRLDTGLFDNIGLLDFSLTPLESWRFELSFPVQLVLNDSFGADNFWFFQAILLLQHGIVMTMWQKVQLEMLFVDNVVGLRFLLFEGCIKQVVDFVFLVLRVFHEPKEQGKYVDSQLPVTSIRFRFSSVHDVRKQLVFAIYNFSQLKKSKWLHLDRKLKSYCLLTRQLPLSECTYDNIHAFQNGGNQLPITSGCGRPSSIKGLRKRSNQGISVMGLARDCTYVNISEPSSNSNEMSWKLTPFALCFAAAPTFFLSLHLKLLMERRVAHISLQGDDLVGHPENSGFVVDDCSVMEDCSKDTGANNLKALSKDTACDGWLSCGKSVDRDCIKFSWKCKNVNRDVAGTSAAGSQDSEKVGTDAIVQLQKWQSHHSEPELCALLPRPLFERDKSDTSSHSFLNGLSVEIPLFNQIEKPEEGELNSAQHSTDLSWSMNGGVIPSPNPTAPRSTWHRNKNNLSSFGYLSNGWSEGKADIFQNGFGNGPKRPRTQVSYPSPLGGFDVNLKHRSHHHKVLPHKRIRRGNEKRSFDIPRGSQRNMELLSCDVNVLITLGDRGWRECGAQVVLELFDHNEWRLAVKLSGTTKYSYKAHQFLQPGSTNRYTHAMMWKGGKDWILEFPDRSQWALFKEMHEECYNRNIRAALIKNIPIPGVRLIEENDDSGTEIAFVRSSSKYLRQVETDVELALDPSHVFYDMDSDDEQWILNNPPSPETDNCILGKITEEMFEKTMDRFEKAAYAQECDQFTPDEVEDLTHGVGAMDITKSIYEHWRQKRQKKGMPLIRHLQPPLWEKYQQQVDEWELAMTKVNTNLPNGCQEKAAPIEKPPMFAFCLKPRGLEVPNKGSKQRSQRKFSVAGHSNAILGDQDGVLAFGKRLNGFAFADDKAVYPGHYHEALDDSPFPLASPRIFSPQNAGNTGLFSTNKDGFDRNQIPRLQRNKSKKFGTFVSLNDQQMVMLYNQRMMDKINGVPIWNRGSPERPRQQHYHLDGSQRHGVERLDGSDLDEFRLRDASGAAQHAVNMAKLKREKAQRLLYRADLTIHKAVVALMTAEAIKASAKDVNGDG